One genomic window of Streptomyces sp. NBC_01498 includes the following:
- a CDS encoding endo-beta-N-acetylglucosaminidase H, which produces MFTPVRSRLRTAALALSAVAALAFGTATTNGAAAAPAPAPAPAPAKQGPISVAYVEVNNNSMLNVGKYTLAGGGGNVFDVAVIFAANINYDTGTKAAYLHFNENVRRVLDNAATEIRPLQQKGIKVVLSVLGNHEGAGFANFPDQQAASAFAKQLSDAVARYGLDGIDFDDEYAQYGANGTGQPNDSSFVHLVTALRANMPDKIISLYNIGPAASRLSYGGVDLSSRFTYAWNPYYGSWQVPRIALPKSRLSPAAVEIGRTSQSTVADLARRTVSEGYGVYLTYNLDGADRTADISAFTRQLYGGDAVRTP; this is translated from the coding sequence ATGTTCACTCCGGTACGGAGCAGACTGCGGACGGCGGCGCTCGCGCTCTCGGCCGTCGCGGCGCTCGCCTTCGGCACGGCCACCACGAACGGGGCGGCAGCGGCCCCCGCCCCTGCCCCGGCTCCAGCCCCCGCGAAACAAGGGCCGATCTCGGTGGCGTACGTCGAGGTGAACAACAACAGCATGCTCAACGTCGGCAAGTACACCCTCGCCGGCGGTGGTGGCAACGTCTTCGACGTCGCCGTGATCTTCGCGGCGAACATCAACTACGACACGGGCACGAAGGCGGCGTATCTGCACTTCAACGAGAACGTGCGGCGGGTCCTCGACAACGCCGCCACGGAGATACGGCCGTTGCAGCAGAAGGGCATCAAGGTCGTCCTGTCGGTGCTCGGCAACCACGAGGGCGCGGGCTTCGCCAACTTCCCCGATCAGCAGGCCGCTTCGGCATTCGCGAAGCAACTGTCGGACGCCGTGGCCCGGTACGGCCTCGACGGCATCGACTTCGACGACGAGTACGCCCAGTACGGCGCCAACGGCACCGGTCAGCCCAACGACAGCTCCTTCGTGCACCTGGTGACGGCGCTGCGCGCGAACATGCCGGACAAGATCATCAGCCTCTACAACATCGGCCCGGCCGCGTCGCGGCTCTCCTACGGCGGCGTCGACCTCTCCTCCAGGTTCACCTACGCCTGGAACCCGTACTACGGCAGCTGGCAGGTCCCCCGTATCGCCCTGCCGAAGTCGAGGCTGTCGCCGGCTGCCGTCGAGATCGGGCGGACCTCGCAGAGCACGGTGGCCGACCTCGCCCGCCGCACCGTCAGCGAGGGGTACGGGGTCTATCTGACGTACAACCTCGACGGTGCCGATCGCACCGCCGACATCTCCGCGTTCACCAGGCAGTTGTACGGCGGCGACGCCGTTCGCACGCCTTAG
- a CDS encoding aspartate-semialdehyde dehydrogenase, translated as MVRVTDFAAPRIVLVGATGALGASVIELIGDLGMRYREIRLVASARSAGRELLVEGRAQPVVRLDDVDFADADLVLFCAGEAVTRRWAPAAVARGAGIVVDGSGAFRTDPDSPLLVPPVNGHLLERRPVGAVVGAGSLTVPLVRLLHGIERCWGLRQVVLSTYQAASGQGHHGVEELLEGSELALQDPDADRPADRFRSPLAFNVVPAVGELLENGSSAEEQRLVQETRRILGLPHLDVAATFVFVPVVHGHAAAVYVEAGAPPERRELVELLASLPGVVVHDGGNPAAFPTPLTLGDPDSVHVGRIRFTPHNPRGFWLWVVFDNLRAGAALNLLQIARTSLARHPLPGRADPC; from the coding sequence ATGGTACGTGTCACGGATTTCGCGGCCCCGCGCATCGTCCTCGTGGGCGCGACGGGCGCCCTGGGGGCCTCCGTCATCGAGCTGATCGGGGACCTGGGAATGCGCTACCGGGAGATCCGGCTCGTCGCCTCGGCCCGGTCGGCGGGACGTGAGCTCCTCGTCGAGGGGCGGGCGCAGCCCGTGGTCCGCCTGGACGACGTCGACTTCGCCGACGCCGACCTCGTCCTCTTCTGCGCCGGGGAGGCCGTCACCCGCCGCTGGGCCCCGGCGGCGGTGGCCCGGGGAGCCGGGATCGTGGTCGACGGCTCCGGTGCCTTCCGCACCGACCCGGACAGCCCCCTGCTCGTCCCACCGGTCAACGGTCATCTGCTGGAACGGCGCCCCGTCGGGGCCGTCGTCGGGGCGGGCAGTCTGACCGTACCGCTGGTACGGCTGCTGCACGGCATCGAGCGGTGCTGGGGCCTGCGCCAGGTGGTGCTGAGCACGTACCAGGCGGCCTCCGGGCAGGGACACCATGGCGTCGAGGAACTCCTGGAGGGCAGCGAACTCGCCCTCCAGGACCCGGACGCCGACCGGCCCGCCGACCGTTTCCGTTCCCCGCTGGCGTTCAACGTGGTGCCCGCCGTGGGGGAGTTGCTGGAGAACGGGTCCAGTGCCGAGGAGCAGCGCCTCGTGCAGGAGACCCGCCGGATCCTCGGCCTGCCGCATCTGGACGTCGCGGCGACCTTTGTCTTCGTACCCGTGGTGCACGGTCACGCGGCGGCCGTGTACGTGGAGGCGGGGGCCCCGCCGGAGCGCCGGGAACTCGTGGAGCTGCTGGCCTCGTTGCCCGGGGTCGTGGTCCACGACGGCGGGAACCCGGCGGCGTTCCCCACGCCGCTGACCCTCGGCGACCCGGACAGCGTCCACGTGGGGCGGATCCGGTTCACCCCGCACAACCCACGGGGATTCTGGCTGTGGGTGGTCTTCGACAATCTGCGCGCCGGGGCCGCGCTCAACCTGCTCCAGATCGCGCGCACCTCGCTGGCCCGGCACCCGTTGCCGGGCCGCGCGGACCCCTGTTGA
- a CDS encoding LuxR C-terminal-related transcriptional regulator — protein sequence MDSHVLLGQLEVRAYRSALRTGVFVDEEIAAQLGAELSRVAEARKILQDLRLLSPSGECGPVVPLDPEVVEAELVTPLEMSIARRRIQIAGIHREFHSLAGLYRSAERSQARDVPIRILDDVREVRREIDLARHRCTEERLSLQPGGGRSAELLRQDLVQTQEMLRRGVRIRTLYQHTARASLTTRTYARDICAAGAEVRTAEELPERLIIYDRRIAFVPMERKGSEPPGAVVVTDPTLVAYLRRSFEASWQVGRPFGTEADTEADTDTRTGTGTGTEAGSDSEAEAEGGSDSGGGRQPGADPRSSILRLMSMGLKDEVIARRLGMATRTCRRYISALMDDLGATSRFQAGLLVGRREAGAGDGAGAGTRAGTPTAAKDGEDTDGTT from the coding sequence GTGGACAGCCACGTCTTATTGGGTCAACTGGAGGTCCGCGCCTACCGGTCGGCGCTGCGAACCGGTGTCTTCGTCGACGAGGAGATAGCCGCCCAGCTGGGTGCGGAGCTCTCGCGGGTCGCCGAGGCCCGCAAGATCCTCCAGGATCTGCGACTGCTCAGCCCCTCCGGCGAATGCGGTCCCGTGGTGCCGCTCGACCCGGAGGTCGTGGAGGCAGAACTGGTGACTCCGCTGGAGATGTCGATCGCCCGCCGGCGCATTCAGATAGCGGGAATCCACCGGGAATTCCACTCACTTGCCGGACTCTACCGGTCGGCCGAGCGGTCCCAGGCGCGAGATGTTCCGATTCGTATTCTCGACGATGTGCGCGAGGTACGCCGGGAGATCGATCTGGCGCGGCACCGCTGCACCGAGGAGCGGTTGAGTCTGCAACCCGGCGGAGGCAGATCGGCGGAACTTCTCCGTCAGGATCTTGTGCAGACACAGGAAATGCTGCGGCGCGGTGTCCGTATCCGGACGCTCTATCAGCACACGGCGCGGGCGAGCCTCACCACCCGGACCTATGCGCGGGACATCTGCGCGGCGGGCGCGGAGGTCCGTACGGCGGAGGAACTGCCGGAACGGCTCATCATCTACGACCGCAGAATCGCGTTCGTGCCCATGGAGCGCAAGGGCTCCGAACCGCCCGGTGCCGTCGTGGTCACCGATCCGACGCTGGTGGCGTATCTGCGCCGCTCCTTCGAGGCTTCCTGGCAGGTCGGCAGGCCCTTCGGGACCGAGGCCGATACCGAGGCCGACACCGATACCCGGACCGGGACCGGGACCGGGACCGAAGCCGGGAGCGACAGTGAGGCCGAGGCCGAGGGCGGGAGTGACAGCGGGGGCGGCCGTCAACCGGGCGCGGATCCGCGGTCGTCGATACTGCGCCTGATGTCGATGGGGCTCAAGGACGAAGTGATCGCCCGCCGGCTCGGCATGGCCACCCGCACCTGCCGCCGCTACATCTCGGCTCTCATGGACGATCTCGGCGCCACCAGCCGCTTCCAGGCCGGACTCCTCGTCGGCCGCCGGGAAGCCGGGGCGGGGGACGGGGCGGGGGCCGGGACACGGGCGGGGACACCGACTGCGGCGAAGGACGGCGAAGACACCGACGGGACGACGTGA
- a CDS encoding aspartate aminotransferase family protein: MAELISLEEAEKLDVDQVHELYRTYINKSQVRLMTSFGFGRELVDHAEGAYVHTRDGRSILDFTGGVGVLNHGHNHPRILAARQRFQDQRRMEVHKTYFSPYLAALGHNLAAVLPGDLTRSFLPNSGAEAVEGAVKLAYKYHGGRRRQILRADISFHGKLLGSGGLTGGAQNHFDFPTIPGIRTFAYDDLDSVRRTLADARDARGRSDVYALLIEPFSASTMRWCSEEFLRGLRELCTAEDIVLIFDEIYTGWGKTGSMFHFTRYEGLVPDVVTTSKSFGGGKSSVSAYVAREPVFRKVYDNMTDAMMQSTSTTYYGFGEETATAIEAINVAVEDDFPARARAIEAVLRPGLERIRTTYPELITDVCGSGALFGVFLSGGPKVLDLVGRLPAGGLAKDPLIRTKIITAAVIDTLYRKHDIYTYYTLNGRSPLIVSPPLVAGPEEVERFLDALDATLAEGMSRLVGRFVRERVSSLW; the protein is encoded by the coding sequence ATGGCGGAACTCATCAGCCTCGAAGAGGCCGAGAAACTTGACGTCGACCAAGTGCACGAGCTCTACCGCACATACATCAACAAGAGCCAGGTCCGGCTGATGACCTCCTTCGGCTTCGGCCGGGAGCTCGTCGACCACGCCGAGGGCGCCTATGTCCACACCCGCGACGGCCGCAGCATCCTGGACTTCACCGGCGGGGTGGGCGTCCTGAACCACGGGCACAACCACCCGCGCATCCTGGCGGCCCGGCAGCGCTTCCAGGACCAGCGGCGCATGGAGGTGCACAAGACCTACTTCTCCCCCTACCTGGCAGCCCTGGGCCACAATCTGGCGGCGGTGCTGCCGGGCGACCTGACCCGCTCGTTCCTGCCGAACTCCGGGGCGGAGGCCGTCGAGGGCGCGGTGAAACTGGCGTACAAGTACCACGGCGGCCGGCGGCGGCAGATCCTGCGGGCCGACATCAGCTTCCACGGCAAGCTGCTGGGCTCCGGCGGGCTCACCGGCGGCGCGCAGAACCACTTCGACTTCCCGACCATCCCCGGCATCCGCACCTTCGCGTACGACGACCTGGACTCGGTGCGCCGTACGCTGGCCGACGCCCGCGACGCGCGCGGGCGCAGCGACGTGTACGCCCTGCTCATCGAGCCGTTCAGCGCGTCCACGATGCGCTGGTGCTCGGAGGAGTTCCTGCGGGGACTGCGCGAGCTGTGCACGGCCGAGGACATCGTGCTGATCTTCGACGAGATCTACACCGGCTGGGGCAAGACCGGCAGCATGTTCCACTTCACCCGGTACGAGGGCCTGGTGCCGGACGTCGTGACCACGTCGAAGTCCTTCGGCGGCGGCAAGTCCTCCGTCTCGGCGTACGTCGCGCGGGAGCCCGTCTTCCGCAAGGTGTACGACAACATGACGGACGCCATGATGCAGAGCACGAGTACGACGTACTACGGCTTCGGTGAGGAGACCGCCACGGCCATCGAGGCGATCAACGTGGCCGTCGAGGACGACTTCCCCGCGCGGGCACGGGCCATCGAGGCGGTGCTGCGGCCGGGCCTGGAGCGCATCCGCACGACGTATCCGGAGCTGATCACGGACGTGTGCGGCTCCGGCGCGCTGTTCGGTGTCTTCCTGTCCGGCGGGCCCAAGGTCCTGGATCTCGTCGGCAGACTGCCGGCCGGCGGCCTGGCCAAGGACCCGCTGATCCGCACCAAGATCATCACCGCGGCGGTCATCGACACCCTGTACCGCAAGCACGACATCTACACCTACTACACGCTCAACGGCCGCAGCCCGCTGATCGTGAGCCCCCCACTGGTGGCCGGTCCGGAAGAGGTCGAGCGGTTCCTCGACGCCCTGGACGCCACCCTCGCCGAGGGCATGAGCCGCTTGGTGGGCCGATTCGTACGGGAGCGGGTGAGCTCGCTGTGGTGA
- a CDS encoding NAD-dependent epimerase/dehydratase family protein, whose product MTNPQENGAPAPGWSSLPDRVAVTGAAGVLGAHLVERLLEQGKEVRAFDRRPVPAAPGLVPFTGDIRDRKALARALDGADALVHCASALPSYPTADIRSIVVEGTTTVLEAARAMAVPRVVHISSTAVYGLPRLVPTPESYPHSPVDPYSSAKAEAETVAERFRAAGMCLPVLRPKTFLGPGRMGLFDMLFQWAEEGRHFPVLGKGDVRIQMLALEDLVDAVLTVLRAPDDLACDTYNIGAAEFGTLREDFQAVLDAAGHGRRVVSVPGRPAVAVLRTLERTRLSPVYGRLLSKLLADSYVSVDKARECLGFRPRFSNRDAILRTYAWWRGRQTEAVPGGPGASGGPTSRDPWRQGVLGIAKVLF is encoded by the coding sequence GTGACGAACCCTCAGGAGAACGGGGCCCCGGCCCCCGGGTGGTCCTCGCTGCCGGACCGCGTCGCCGTCACGGGCGCCGCCGGGGTGCTCGGCGCGCACCTGGTGGAACGGCTGCTGGAACAGGGCAAGGAGGTCCGCGCCTTCGACCGGCGCCCGGTACCGGCAGCGCCCGGCCTCGTACCGTTCACCGGCGACATCCGGGACCGTAAAGCCCTCGCCCGCGCACTGGACGGCGCCGACGCCCTGGTCCACTGCGCCTCCGCGCTGCCCAGCTACCCGACGGCCGACATCCGGTCGATCGTCGTCGAGGGCACGACGACCGTGCTGGAGGCGGCCCGCGCCATGGCCGTTCCCCGGGTGGTGCACATCTCCTCGACAGCCGTGTACGGGCTGCCTCGACTGGTCCCGACCCCGGAGAGCTACCCCCACTCGCCCGTCGACCCCTACAGCTCGGCGAAGGCCGAGGCCGAGACGGTCGCCGAGCGGTTCCGCGCGGCGGGCATGTGCCTGCCGGTGCTGCGGCCCAAGACCTTCCTCGGGCCGGGCCGGATGGGACTGTTCGACATGCTGTTCCAGTGGGCCGAGGAGGGCCGCCACTTCCCGGTCCTGGGCAAGGGCGACGTCCGTATCCAGATGCTGGCCCTGGAGGACCTGGTGGACGCGGTCCTCACCGTGCTGCGCGCCCCGGACGACCTGGCCTGCGACACGTACAACATCGGCGCCGCCGAATTCGGCACGCTGCGTGAGGACTTCCAGGCGGTGCTGGACGCGGCGGGGCACGGCCGACGGGTGGTGTCCGTACCGGGCCGGCCCGCGGTGGCCGTGCTGCGGACCCTGGAACGGACCCGGCTGTCACCGGTGTACGGGCGGCTGCTGTCCAAGCTGCTGGCCGACTCGTACGTCAGCGTCGACAAGGCCCGGGAATGCCTCGGTTTCCGGCCCCGGTTCTCGAACCGGGACGCCATTCTCCGTACGTACGCGTGGTGGCGCGGCCGGCAGACGGAGGCCGTGCCCGGTGGGCCGGGCGCTTCCGGCGGCCCCACCAGCCGGGACCCCTGGCGGCAGGGTGTCCTGGGCATCGCCAAGGTGCTCTTCTGA
- a CDS encoding spore-associated protein produces the protein MVGASATIGATAHAAPNVTPQGVCGSAYKTVNSAPIGSLGTVYLTYNSSNGKNCVVTIRSAPGTVKAMSTYIYVPDTGEWGEDYGNYTSYAGPGRVYGKGHCVSWGGHIANVYVQVENSNCAALKERRVTSVR, from the coding sequence ATGGTGGGCGCCTCGGCCACCATCGGCGCCACCGCCCACGCCGCGCCCAACGTCACGCCGCAGGGAGTCTGCGGCAGCGCCTACAAGACCGTGAACTCGGCTCCCATCGGTTCGCTGGGCACGGTCTACCTCACGTACAACTCCTCGAACGGCAAGAACTGCGTCGTGACCATCCGCAGCGCCCCGGGCACCGTCAAGGCCATGTCCACCTACATCTACGTCCCCGACACCGGCGAGTGGGGCGAGGACTACGGGAACTACACGTCCTACGCGGGTCCGGGCCGCGTCTACGGCAAGGGCCACTGCGTGAGCTGGGGCGGGCACATCGCCAACGTGTACGTCCAGGTGGAGAACTCCAACTGCGCGGCCCTGAAGGAACGCCGGGTCACCTCCGTCCGCTGA
- a CDS encoding thaumatin family protein, translated as MPAIRPASVVRSALSALLLALACVLAGAVGPGAQAAAAEHTVTFANQSGQRVWIGSTVNADGSAVLTGLPVLDDGQSATVTIPEASAPGHWRGKFFARQGCAGESGSTFHCRVADCGPYADRCSTGEQPASLAEFNFDPSDGPAPWYNVSYVNAVSLPVTITPAGVAPPPNGGECEEMGCSNELLPYCPPENLTSDPATGAPMLCVNPNRDAQTAYSDAVNSRCPKAYAWSKQDTIPGNQVMRQCRACTGFTVTFH; from the coding sequence GTGCCTGCCATCCGACCGGCGTCGGTTGTCCGTTCCGCGCTGTCCGCGCTCCTTCTCGCCCTCGCGTGCGTGCTGGCCGGAGCCGTCGGTCCCGGGGCGCAGGCGGCGGCGGCCGAGCACACCGTCACCTTCGCCAACCAGTCCGGTCAGCGCGTATGGATCGGCAGTACGGTCAACGCCGACGGATCGGCGGTACTCACCGGTCTGCCCGTGCTCGACGACGGTCAGTCGGCCACCGTCACCATTCCCGAGGCGTCCGCGCCCGGCCACTGGCGCGGCAAGTTCTTCGCGCGCCAGGGCTGCGCCGGCGAGTCCGGCAGCACCTTCCACTGCCGGGTGGCCGACTGCGGGCCCTACGCCGACCGGTGCAGTACCGGCGAACAGCCCGCGAGCCTGGCGGAGTTCAACTTCGATCCCTCCGACGGACCGGCGCCCTGGTACAACGTCAGTTACGTCAACGCGGTGTCGCTGCCGGTGACCATCACCCCGGCCGGTGTCGCACCCCCGCCCAACGGCGGCGAATGCGAGGAGATGGGCTGCTCGAACGAGCTGCTCCCGTACTGCCCGCCCGAGAATCTGACGTCCGACCCCGCGACGGGCGCACCGATGCTCTGCGTGAATCCGAACCGGGACGCGCAGACCGCCTACAGCGACGCCGTCAACTCCCGCTGCCCCAAGGCCTACGCGTGGTCCAAACAGGACACGATTCCGGGCAATCAGGTGATGCGCCAGTGCCGGGCGTGCACCGGCTTCACCGTCACCTTCCACTGA
- a CDS encoding glycoside hydrolase family protein produces the protein MNGTSSLPSLPSSSAPSPFRRPLTILALLLALLCASFVGPATHAQAAASSRKGVSVNSVAGASQALADLGGSWYYSWASNPGTVARPAGTEFVPMIWGAGSVTDAALAEARQQGTQLLGFNEPDMAAQADMTVEQALDLWPRLQSTGLRLGAPSVAYGGDTPGGWLDRFMSGAAARGYRVDFIPLHWYGGDFGSAAAEQLRGYLQAVYDRYRKPIWLTEYALIDFSGGTPRYPSEREQTDFVRSSTAMLESQPYVERYSWFTLSIETSRTGLYNGATPNASGLAYREAGR, from the coding sequence GTGAACGGAACCTCTTCCCTCCCTTCCCTGCCGTCCTCTTCCGCACCGTCCCCCTTCCGTCGGCCGCTGACGATCCTCGCCCTGCTGCTGGCGCTGCTCTGCGCGTCCTTCGTGGGCCCGGCCACGCATGCCCAGGCCGCAGCCTCCTCGCGTAAAGGCGTGAGCGTGAACTCCGTCGCGGGCGCCTCCCAGGCACTCGCCGATCTCGGCGGGTCCTGGTACTACAGCTGGGCCTCGAACCCGGGCACGGTCGCCCGGCCGGCCGGCACCGAGTTCGTACCGATGATCTGGGGAGCCGGGTCCGTCACCGACGCCGCGCTGGCCGAGGCCCGGCAACAGGGCACCCAGCTCCTGGGGTTCAACGAGCCCGACATGGCGGCGCAGGCCGACATGACGGTCGAACAGGCACTGGACCTGTGGCCGCGCCTGCAATCGACCGGCCTGCGGCTCGGCGCGCCCTCCGTCGCCTACGGAGGCGACACCCCGGGCGGCTGGCTGGACCGGTTCATGTCCGGGGCGGCGGCGCGCGGCTACCGCGTCGACTTCATCCCCCTGCACTGGTACGGCGGCGACTTCGGCTCCGCTGCCGCCGAGCAGCTGCGCGGATATCTCCAAGCCGTGTACGACCGCTACCGCAAGCCGATCTGGCTCACCGAGTACGCCCTGATCGATTTCTCCGGCGGCACGCCCCGCTACCCCAGCGAGCGGGAGCAGACCGACTTCGTCCGCTCGTCCACGGCGATGCTGGAGAGCCAGCCGTACGTGGAGCGCTACTCCTGGTTCACCCTGTCCATCGAGACCAGCCGGACCGGGCTCTACAACGGCGCGACCCCGAACGCGTCCGGACTCGCCTACCGCGAGGCGGGCCGCTGA